The following proteins come from a genomic window of Aggregicoccus sp. 17bor-14:
- a CDS encoding response regulator gives MSKKILIVESDTALSATLRRALEARGFSVDETTDGKGSVEQVRRDRPELVVLAVELGAGQNGYLICGKLKKDDDLKGVPIIITGNPDGFAQHRKLKAHADDYVSRPVDADLLVERVGALIGFPPAPEGEAELVEDGLDLPGLDEPLSADGLGDFGGEEISVESGDAAAPAAAGDTELDMLDAAFDDISTTVDTTELENHLDGGLAGSALEIDAGEEPVVAPPEGAMEEVDSLPPLESVAGTDDDGALDVFEEELHAEPPAAPPPAPVAERPAPAPLRAVAAPLAAASLGASLPRTGAPAAGLSAADAAELRSLRARVVELQGALEDAQAQAGSAEERSRALEADLEARSAELETARASSGRSDKDTFALREAANRKDKEILRLKAELNEKEHELVELRDRQLQLEQQGNDATAEVAKRDAQIKTLTGKADLLTAERRRVDQQLVAAREEARAATGKLAALQAELDGFHAQHESSQAELEGLRSRGAELEAAVASAQSERDSLRDELEVARAEASDVQAQLADAQAQLAEARGEVNALAASAAEEADGLRLRIAELEESHVRHEDRVAKLYARIKADEATRERAKKALGIAQQLLEEQPAGIDADEEAAA, from the coding sequence ATGTCCAAGAAAATCCTGATCGTCGAAAGTGATACCGCCCTCTCCGCAACCCTGCGCCGAGCGCTGGAGGCGCGGGGCTTCTCGGTGGACGAGACCACCGACGGCAAGGGCAGCGTCGAGCAGGTGCGGCGGGATCGCCCGGAGCTGGTGGTGCTCGCGGTGGAGCTGGGCGCGGGCCAGAACGGCTACCTCATCTGCGGCAAGCTGAAGAAGGACGACGATCTCAAGGGCGTGCCGATCATCATCACCGGCAACCCGGACGGCTTCGCGCAGCACCGCAAGCTCAAGGCGCACGCGGACGACTACGTCTCGCGCCCGGTGGACGCGGACCTGCTGGTGGAGCGCGTGGGCGCGCTGATCGGCTTCCCGCCGGCCCCCGAGGGCGAGGCGGAGCTGGTGGAGGACGGGCTGGACCTGCCCGGCCTCGACGAGCCCCTTTCGGCCGACGGGCTGGGCGACTTCGGCGGTGAGGAGATCTCCGTGGAGTCCGGCGACGCCGCGGCCCCGGCCGCCGCGGGCGACACCGAGCTGGACATGCTCGACGCCGCCTTCGACGACATCTCCACCACGGTGGACACCACCGAGCTGGAGAACCACCTGGACGGCGGGCTCGCCGGCAGCGCGCTGGAGATCGACGCGGGCGAGGAGCCCGTGGTCGCGCCTCCCGAGGGCGCGATGGAGGAGGTGGACAGCCTGCCTCCGCTCGAGTCGGTGGCCGGCACGGATGACGACGGCGCGCTGGACGTGTTCGAGGAGGAGCTCCACGCCGAGCCGCCCGCGGCGCCCCCTCCGGCGCCGGTCGCCGAGCGGCCCGCGCCCGCCCCGCTGCGCGCCGTTGCGGCGCCCCTGGCCGCGGCCTCCCTCGGCGCTTCCCTGCCCCGCACGGGCGCGCCTGCGGCCGGCCTGAGCGCCGCGGACGCGGCCGAGCTGCGCTCGCTGCGCGCGCGCGTGGTGGAGCTGCAGGGCGCGCTCGAGGACGCGCAGGCCCAGGCGGGCAGCGCCGAGGAGCGCTCGCGCGCGCTCGAGGCGGACCTGGAGGCGCGCTCCGCGGAGCTCGAGACCGCGCGCGCCAGCAGCGGCCGCTCGGACAAGGACACCTTCGCGCTGCGCGAGGCGGCCAATCGCAAGGACAAGGAGATCCTGCGCCTCAAGGCCGAGCTGAACGAGAAGGAGCACGAGCTGGTGGAGCTGCGCGACCGGCAGCTGCAGCTCGAGCAGCAGGGCAACGACGCCACCGCGGAGGTGGCCAAGCGCGACGCGCAGATCAAGACGCTCACCGGCAAGGCGGACCTGCTCACGGCGGAGCGCCGCCGCGTGGACCAGCAGCTCGTGGCCGCCCGCGAGGAGGCGCGCGCCGCCACCGGCAAGCTCGCCGCGCTGCAGGCGGAGCTGGACGGCTTCCACGCCCAGCACGAGTCCAGCCAGGCCGAGCTCGAGGGGCTGCGCAGCCGCGGCGCCGAGCTGGAGGCCGCCGTGGCGAGCGCGCAGTCCGAGCGCGACAGCCTGCGCGACGAGCTGGAGGTCGCGCGCGCCGAGGCCTCGGACGTCCAGGCCCAGCTCGCGGACGCCCAGGCACAGCTGGCCGAGGCCCGCGGCGAGGTGAACGCGCTCGCGGCGAGCGCCGCCGAGGAGGCGGACGGCCTCCGCCTGCGCATCGCGGAGCTCGAGGAGTCCCACGTGCGCCACGAGGACCGCGTGGCCAAGCTCTACGCCCGCATCAAGGCGGACGAGGCCACGCGCGAGCGCGCGAAGAAGGCGCTGGGCATCGCGCAGCAGCTGCTCGAGGAGCAGCCTGCCGGCATCGACGCCGACGAGGAGGCCGCGGCCTAG